In the Bradyrhizobium guangzhouense genome, one interval contains:
- the msrA gene encoding peptide-methionine (S)-S-oxide reductase MsrA, translating to MLFMRKSTALPDAADALPGRAQAIPTASIHFVNGSRLKPPYPDGLEQAVFGLGCFWGAERKFWELGEGIYTTAVGYAGGHTPNPTYEETCSGRTGHTEVVLVVFDPKKISYGKLLKTFWENHNPTQGMRQGNDVGTQYRSAIYTSSDAQKTAADESKALYQKALKAKGLGAITTEIAPAGAFYFAEDYHQQYLAKNPAGYCGLGGTGVACPVGVGVSV from the coding sequence ATGCTGTTCATGCGCAAGTCCACCGCATTGCCTGATGCAGCCGACGCGCTGCCCGGCCGTGCGCAAGCCATTCCCACCGCGAGCATCCATTTCGTCAACGGCAGCAGGTTGAAGCCGCCTTATCCCGACGGTCTCGAGCAGGCCGTGTTCGGGCTCGGTTGCTTCTGGGGCGCCGAGCGGAAATTCTGGGAGCTTGGCGAGGGCATCTACACCACTGCCGTCGGCTATGCCGGCGGTCACACGCCGAACCCGACCTATGAAGAGACCTGCTCGGGTCGCACCGGCCACACCGAAGTGGTATTGGTCGTGTTCGATCCCAAGAAGATCTCTTACGGGAAGCTGCTGAAGACGTTCTGGGAGAACCACAACCCGACACAGGGCATGCGCCAGGGCAACGATGTCGGCACACAATATCGGAGTGCGATCTATACTTCCTCCGATGCGCAGAAGACGGCCGCCGACGAATCGAAGGCGCTCTATCAGAAGGCGCTCAAGGCCAAAGGTCTCGGCGCCATCACCACCGAGATCGCGCCTGCCGGCGCGTTCTATTTCGCCGAGGACTATCATCAGCAATATCTGGCGAAGAACCCCGCCGGCTATTGCGGTCTCGGCGGCACC